The genomic stretch AGACACTCCTGTGGAAGTCAATTTGAGGAAGAAATTCAGAGTTGTTAAAAATACCAGGGCTGTCTTTGGCATGAGCTGGGAGGCTAATTCATCTGAACAgctgtccaaaaacatttggCCAGGTAGTGCAGATAAACAAAGCACTTCAAATCACATACTGTATCATTATTGTACAATAAATGCACTAAAATAACAAACTTATCTATTATAAATCAGTCCAACAATCTTAAATTAGCAGCTCTATAATTTATACTCAAAGCGCCATAAATGCTTTTCatatcaaatataaaaaaaacctaGTTACATTTCATCTGTTTTCCCCTAAAGCCTCCGCTTATAAACAAACGTGTGCGCGCTCATATTATGTCCGACTCAGCTGCATTCGCCGAATTATCATTCCGCCCACAACTCACGCATATTACGCAAGGTTTTGTTTGATTTATGGTTTTAATTTTGCGTTCAGTATAAATCCCTTAAATCCATTTAACTCTGTAGTGAACACGAATTAGCTTCACGGTAAACTGGGATTATTTGTAGCATGTTTTTCatgatttattatattaatataaatcttCCTGATACTGCATTCACAACCAACAGACACAACATTAATAAaagcataaataataaaatatacagcaTTAAAGCAATACCTCTtccacaaaatgtttaaaatatatttgtatgtctgcatttaaataatttaaatatatattttcaacaGTTTTATGAATATTGTGAATATTCCAACTACTCACAGTCAGAAATCCTGAGTGAATTTAATAATGCATGTTTTTTGCCTCTGAGAATAACTGTAATCTCAACAGGGGtggataaaatgtattaatacatttctgTCACAAACATACaactaatatttttattaagtaTCTGTTGTTGAGTTTCTTTTCTTCAATAATGTACGGAAAATGTAATAAAGACAGTACAAATAAACTGGGATCAATGTAAACTGTGTCCTAGTCTGTCTCAGAGATCTAGGGCAATATATATCGTGTTAGAAAGTTTGTGTCTGTTAAGGAAACAGGTCTACGTACCTACATGCTttatatcagcacaacacattctaacacaccaccaccacaacagtgTCACCGCAGCACTGACAATCATCCACCGTTCAAATCATACCtgatctgtgggggtcctgaccattgaaaagcaTTATGAAAGGTGCCTgacaaagtgtgcagagcaaaagatagactacacagtgctcctgtgaggtcagtggagctgagagcatggacaatgagtgtagaaacaatgaggttACCTTAATGTTTTGTCTGATAAgtgtataaaattaaacaacataaaaaatactGCTTCCAGATCAGCCACTGCCTCAGAGTTATTTTCTGATATAATTTCCTAAAACACTTCataaattcactcattcattatctgtaaccgcttatccagttcagtgtcgcggtgggtccagagactacctggaataattTGGCGcaagaaatacaccctggagggggcaccacacctacggacacttttttgaatCGCCCCCTatcaacgtgtttttttggactgtgggaggaaacccaaacagacacagggagaacacaccacactcctcaaagtcagccggaggaaacccacgcagacacagggagaacacaccacactcctcacagacagtcacccaaaaaatcaaacccacaaactccaggatcctggatctgtgtgactgcgacacctacctggtgctccactgtgccacctACTTCATAAattgttgtatttaaaaaagacacaatactaatgtattatataaataatagttTAATACATTAAAGCATCCAAAATAGATAATTGTTTGGATAAATGtcattattgttatttgttatatatatgtGCAATCATTATAAATATAGTGTCTTGAAgctttacatttataaataaagtgaAATAGAATAGACAAGAATCATCTGCATCTTATAACATTTAATAGATTTATCCCAAATTATTTCCTCAGCAACAGATAATAGaaatcaattcattcattcattcattgtctgtaacccttgggtctggagcctacccggaatgaATAATCAAACAGAAAGGATAATATTTCACAAGTGATAATACATAAACAGAGTATGAAGGTCTTTATGAAATCtgagttttatttttctaaattcatgcatttgctcaaaatattgtgGCTGTGGAACCAGGGATTCGGGAATATAATCGAATCATTGGCTGAAAGTCTGCAATATTTAAAAAGCCACATTCTCTGCACTAACCAGAGTCTCTCCCGTGTGATTGCGCTGGTGCCGCATGAGACTACTCCTCCGACTAAAATTCTTCCCACACTGCAAGCAGTCGTATGGTTTTTCTCCAGTGTGAACGAGCTGGTGTTGAAGGAGACTGTGTTTGTGCGTGAAACCGTTTCCACAAAGAGAACAGGAAAAGggcttctctccagtgtgagtgCGCTGGTGCTGATTGAAATTGGCCCACTGAGAAAAGCTCTTCCCGCAGAGAGAGCAGTAATATGGCTTTTCCCCCGCTGGTGCTGATGGAGGTGGACCCTCTGTGTAAAACGTTTCCCACACAGTGAGCAtgaatacggtttctctcccgTGTGGATGCGCAGGTGTGTTTTGAAGTTGCCCTCCTGGTTAAAGCTCTTCCCGCACTCGGAACAAAAGAACggcttctctcctgtgtggACGCGCTGGTGCATTTTGAAGTTGGTCAAGTGATTAAAGCTCTTACCGCACTGCGAGCAGGAATATAGCTTATtccctgtgtgaatgcgctggtgtttacTGAGTGTGCGTATGTCGATGAATCTCATGCCACAGTGTTCACAGTCATACggcttctctcctgtgtgaatgtgctgatGTGCTTTGAAGGAGCCTCGGTCACTAAatctccttccacacactggacagCTATACGGCTTCTCTCCCGTGTGAACGAACTTGTGTTTCTGGAGGCTGTGCTTTTGAgcaaatctcttcccacactgaGTGCAGTTGTAAagcttctctcctgtgtgagtgactagatgaTGCTGGAGGTGACCTTGTTGAgtgaaactcttcccacactgtgAACAGACGTGTGGTTTCTCTCCATtgtgaatgagcaggtgtcGTTGGAGGCCTatgtgttgagtaaaactcttcccacactgtgGGCAATAGTGAGTGGGCAGTTTTCCGGTGATGATGTGAGAACCAGCAGATATTTGCTGAGCTTCCTCAACTTCAGCTGCTAGATAATGTCCTTCTGGAGACATCTTCGATGATTGTGATGAGCCTGGGGAACACAGCAAGATGAGATTTGCaaatgaatgtcatttactACTAGAAAGGATTAAATAACAGATAAAAACATCACAGTAACTCAAAGTAAATTTAGAAACTACATAGACCGTCAATATAGCCAATTTTCGTGATcaatatattgtcccagaaataattgtgatatatgatattttatatttttataatattaagacaattttatgccactgatatgaaaataaaataattgttataattaaataataacacCCCTTTAAAAAGCAATGAACATTTAGGAAAAAAAGTTAGTTATTAAGAATATACATACATTGGAATaggaatataaatatttttttaaatacattttaaaaacccactgtttttaaacaaatccacAAAACGACTCCAGGGTTGTATTCCACAAAGTGGAATTTCTCAATTAGCTAGATAACTTAAACCCAGAGTTGaagactgtccaataggaatctTTCTCAGCTCTTTTCTAATTGGATGGGAGTGActctgggcttaagttatctagctaaaaaaataaatcctgcattggggttagggttagtgaaATACCCCCCAGAACAGAGAGACCTcagaaaaccagagaacagaactgagagagagagacagagagagagagagagagagagagagagagagagagagagagagagagagagagagactaaatcACAGGAGACATTCTTACGTAAACAAACATACCAGTAAACACGGTGAGCATCACAGAAGACACAACGATTGTGGTCATGTCCATATATTGTACAAAAAGTTGACAATGTCATTATTGTGACAGGTCTATGACTACACATTAAGCAGTGCTGCAAAGGAGACCCCCAGCCAGCACAAATCAGTGGGGTCCACGAGGGTTAAATATGGGCATAACTGGGCTTTAAGGTTGGCTTGGGCTCTGTGTACATTGGCTCATGGGCTATCAATGGAACTGCCTATATCAGATACACTTGGGCAGCCCTATAATGAGGCCCACAGTGGAGTATTTTCATGTATTAAGATTTTGTTCTGCCTGTTGGCCCTGTGTTTAACCCACAGTGGCCCCATCACTGACCACAAAGCATCACTATGAGGAGTCAACACTCAAACCGTGGACCAAACACACTGGTACACACCTGGGCTTCATATATGACGGTGTGTTAACTGCTCCAAGTTCTCCATGCTCAGTGCCAGTTGTGGGCTGAAAAGGTATAAACCCTTCAACTtactgtggagcagtgttcaTTTCACAGGACTGAAACCCTGCATTCTTGACATTTTCTGagatattacttttttttcagatctaattttataaacatatacctattaaaattgtttttaattgttaATTACACAAAATAAACTCATATACGGAATACATAAATTTTAACAAACTCTAATTTTCCGTGATAGTTTTCACAAAATAATTCCTACTAAGTCGCCTAAAGACCCCTGTctttgaaaataatttaataattaaatataaactggtgaataaaactttgtttacatttcactcCCATCTCCGTCGCGCAGAGCTTCTGTACGCGCTCAAAACCGCTCCGACTGGCAACCGCTACCACCAAGCAAGTGTTCCGCCAAACGTCACGCCAGAATTACACCTGTTATATCTGTATATCTGTACATCTGTTATATCTGCTCTGGTGGCTGTTGTTCACGCTGttttttgtattatatattttttctggtATATTATAAAAAGGGCAGCACAGtcgcacagcaggtagtgtctctgccaCAGGATCCTGGTGTTATGGGTTCGAGCtctgggtgcctgtctgtgaggagtcttgtgttctccccgtgtccatgtgggttttctctgggtgctccggtttcctcgcaTGGTTCAAAAAtagatgttggtaggtggattggcgaatcaaaaatgtccataggtgtgatagtgtgggtgaatgtgtgactgtgttttgtCCTGCAAAGCACTGGCACTCCTTCCaggtgtttctgccttgtgccaagtgatttcagtggttacaggcaatgaatgaatatatattataaaaaaggCTTAAAgtactaaataaaacaaacaaacaagcagcagtcacagtaacacagcttcagggtcctggaggttgtgggttcgagtcccgctctgggtgactgtctgtgaggcgtgtggtgtgttctcccagtgtccgtgtgaattttctccgggtgactgtctgtgaggagtgtggtgtgttctccctgtgtctgcgtgggtttcctccgggtgactgtctgtgaggagtgtggtgtgttctccctgtgtctgcgtgggtttcctccgggtgactgtctgtgaggagtgtggtgtgttctccccgtgtctatgTTAGTAGATGTCTCAAAAAgagttataaatattttaagttttttaatcatttttaggACTATTATAAAaagataatatttaatataaaaagtaCTACAAGCTCATGGCCCCGCCCACAGACCCCTATGTATTCAAAGACTGTAGGGAACAGTTTTCTGCGGTCATTGATTTAATCCCGCCCACTTCTCTATACGCAGCCACGCCCACTGACGCTGTTGGTGCCAAGTGAAACAGACGGAGTGACGACAGGCGGCCGAGCAGCGCATCCTCCACTTCCAGCTCTCtttctccatccctctctccatctctctctctccgtgagTAAAACCAGTCAAACCTTCATTTTAGTCacatttttatatcattttatttatttcgcATCATGCATCGTTGCACATAGAAACGTCTCACGCGTTTCGTGACAGCTTCGGCACGCGAGGCGGTCTCCCAGCTCGATGTGTGCTGCGTTTGTTTGATTTCTGTCTTTATTCACCAtcttttatcattattttcCGTCTGCTTCCGTCCTCCGCAGTGAAACTGGTGTCGTGTCCAGGCTCAGTGACGGAGAAAAGGAGACAAAAGACTGAAACATATATAAAGAGCAGCAAAGCAGCGTTGGTTTAAAACAGAGTTAAAAGAGAAGCAGGGGTCGCACGGTGCTCGTGCATGTGATAGGTCTGGGTCTGGTTCTAAAGAAGCTCTGGTCAGATCTGTTTTTCTCCCGCGGATGTTTAAATCCGTGTTAGCGTCGCTCCCTGAGCCCTGGACTCGCTGTGGGGTGTAGTGCTGAAGTAAGATGTAGAACCACGAAAGATGGGCCTGTGTGAGTTCTAGACTCGCGAGGAGGAGACAGTGAAGCCCTGTTCTAGCGTTAGATGTTGACAGTGTTGTTGTTCTACAGCAGGTTctgtgtgggtccagtgtggaGAACGTGTCTGTGACAGTGTTTTTGTTCTGCAGCAGGTTCTGTGTGGAGAACGTGTTTGTGACAGTGTTGTTGTTCTGCAGCAGGTTCTGTGTGGGTCCTGTGTGGAGCTGGTCCGTGTCTGCGATGGCGAATCGAGGGCCCAGTTACGGCCTGAGCCGCGAGGTCCAGGAGAAGATTGATCAGAAGTACGACCCCGAGCTGGAGGCCCGTCTGCTGGACTGGATCATGGTCCAATGCGGGGACGGTCTGGAGCGTCCAGAACCAGGGAAACAGAACTTCCAGAAGTTTCTCATGGACGGGACGGTGAGGAATTTGACGCTACACAATAATCTCTTCCTAGAGCAGcggcacatgagcctaagatcacCACAGTCAGGGCCAAGTGTCTGAGGCGGGGGCCGTAGAGCAGGTCCAGCGCTGGgccatggagcagtggaactgtgttctctggagtgatctGGACGTGTGATCCACAAAAGACTGTGAGGCCTCACGTTTTCACCATCGTCCAGGAGTTTAAAGTCCTGTGTGCTCCAGGCATAAGGCCCTCTCCCAAGGCCCGGGGGCAGCCATGTGTCGGGGGTCCGGGTGTTGTTTAGATTGTGGTTCTGCCAAAAAAGAGGCAAAGATGGGGCCACATTTCACTGCATTCACTTCCAGACTGTGACAACTGCCCCAGTTGGATCTGAATGCTGATTTGGTTCAGTTTGGAGTcattccatctttctctctctctctctctctctccctctctctctctctgtccgtctctctctctctctctctccctccttctctctctctctttccctctctctcttcctctctctctctccctccctctctctctctctgtctgtctctctctttctctctctctctctctctctctcactctctctctctctctctctctctctctctctccctctctctctctgtagattcTGTGTCGTCTCATTAACAGCCTGTACCCCCCTGGCATGGAGCCCATAAAGAAGATCCCTGAGACTAAAATGGCCTTTAAGCAGATGGAGAAGATCTCTCAGTTTCTGGTGGCCACTGAGGCGTACGGTGTGGTCAGAGGAGACATCTTCCAGACCGTTGACCTGTGGGAAGGTAGCACTCGCATCCCTCTGCATTCCACAGTCATCAGTATTAGCTCTCACTTACTTTATCTAATCCCTCTGACATTAACACTCTATGCATGCTATCAAACCTCTGCCTCTGCAAATCACTgtgcatttttaataaataataaatgtgtcCCTGTACGACTTGTGCCTCCCTGTGTGGTGAGCTGTGAGGGAGCAATGAGGAGTGAAAGGGAAACCAGCCTCTACATTTCTGTCAGTATTGCAGACCCAACCCTGTCCATACGTAGTGTAaatgaaacgtaaatgtaagccGTTCTGTAATTACGTGATTTCACTAGCACAGCAGGATCACTGTAATGCTCCGGGTGTTGAAGGGTtaatgtgtatgtgagtgtattTGAGACAGAGCAGCGTGGGAGATTGAAAGCAGCCTCCACAGAGTCAGCACTCAGCAGAAAACAGAGGAAAACACTGACTAAGAGCTGCTCAATCTCAGGGACAAAAGTCTGAGGACACCTGCCTCTGTTTTACTGTGCCCcgcttttctttttcatttataaATAGTTCAAAATCAATCAAATTAAtcagttcaactttatttatGTAGCACTTTTCAAACAAGATAAAGTGTCGATCAAAATGCTTTACAATGGATTAACAAAAGTGTGAAATCTTAGAATCTAATgtgtaaatacataaatataaatgtaaaaatatcatcatagaaattaaagaaatagaaataaaataatattatacaaGAATATATTAATTGTGCT from Hoplias malabaricus isolate fHopMal1 chromosome 2, fHopMal1.hap1, whole genome shotgun sequence encodes the following:
- the tagln3a gene encoding transgelin-3a — encoded protein: MANRGPSYGLSREVQEKIDQKYDPELEARLLDWIMVQCGDGLERPEPGKQNFQKFLMDGTILCRLINSLYPPGMEPIKKIPETKMAFKQMEKISQFLVATEAYGVVRGDIFQTVDLWEGKDMAAVQRTLVALGSEALTKDDGHYHGNKDWFHRKAKGQRREFSEEQLRQGRALIGLQMGSNRGASQSGMAGYGTPRQILRYDSPRRNGDRSPS